From one Lineus longissimus chromosome 3, tnLinLong1.2, whole genome shotgun sequence genomic stretch:
- the LOC135484125 gene encoding embryonic polarity protein dorsal-like isoform X2, which produces MSGKQGMSAASIAAGSGRGRRSNGKMNSQAPVLNNDPWVKITEEPKSRGLRFRYECEGRSAGSIPGERSQIERKSFPAIKIHNYQGTAVVVVSCVTKDNPPKSHPHSLVGKGCDKGVYTQKIKSHDMVATFPHLGIQCAKRKDVDDALKQRETIRVDPFSTGFKHKANQIDLNVVRLCFQVFLPDSNGRFTRIVAPVVSNPIYDKKAAGDLVICRLDKHAGSVRGGEEVFLLCEKVNKDDIKVKFFEENDDGSPLWEAYGEFGASDVHRQFAIVFKTPPYFKRDINKPANVWLQLIRPSDEETSEPKQFIYKPEDHDPEYILAKKKRKVASMNPLSYDPASIPSTVPLGDPLAGDAEMMDISNSTVKERVKLKASRNIQTKEDSAQSTSAAGMDQYPLYDMSGTTDAALMQQMGYSQGYQMQAQPGGGDMYYSLPAGEVQSVSTEGMTHQQILESLAQGGVEQVNSSDSAELRRFVQENFPNMQAVDTEGNISLPGSLLASMEPLDVAANVDVSGGGEAGPQFHNLQTVTSGQQQS; this is translated from the exons ATGTCAGGAAAACAAG GTATGAGTGCAGCAAGTATCGCAGCAGGTTCTGGTCGAGGTCGGAGGTCAAATGGAAAGATGAACTCACAGGCTCCAGTCTTAAATAACGATCCATGGGTCAAGATCACCGAGGAGCCAAAGTCCCGTGGTCTGCGCTTCCGCTACGAATGCGAGGGAAGATCAGCCGGTAGTATACCCGGAGAAAGAAGTCAGATTGAACGGAAATCTTTCCCTGCAATTAAG ATCCATAATTACCAAGGAACAGCAGTTGTGGTTGTGTCATGTGTCACCAAAGACAATCCACCAAAGTCACATCCTCACAGCCTTGTAGGGAAGGGTTGTGACAAGGGGGTCTACACTCAGAAGATCAAATCCCATGATATGGTTGCTAC CTTCCCTCACCTGGGTATTCAGTGTGCGAAGAGGAAAGATGTCGACGATGCTCTCAAGCAGCGTGAGACCATTAGAGTTGATCCTTTCTCCA CTGGTTTCAAACACAAGGCCAACCAGATTGACCTCAACGTGGTACGGCTCTGTTTCCAAGTGTTCTTGCCCGACAGCAATGGTCGTTTTACCAGGATCGTAGCTCCTGTCGTCTCTAATCCTATCTATGATAAGA AGGCTGCTGGTGACCTTGTGATTTGCCGCCTTGACAAGCATGCCGGCTCAGTCAGAGGAGGTGAAGAGGTGTTCCTACTGTGCGAGAAAGTTAACAAAG ACGATATCAAGGTGAAATtctttgaagaaaatgatgatgggAGCCCACTTTGGGAGGCGTATGGCGAATTTGGTGCCAGTGATGTCCACAGACAG TTTGCCATCGTCTTTAAGACGCCGCCATATTTCAAGAGAGATATCAATAAACCAGCTAATGTTTGGCTGCAATTGATTCGTCCATCAGATGAGGAGACGAGTGAACCAAAACAATTCATTTACAAACCTGAGGATCACG ATCCTGAGTACATCTTGgcaaagaagaagaggaaagtGGCCTCCATGAATCCTCTGTCCTACGACCCAGCATCTATTCCGA GTACCGTCCCACTGGGTGATCCTTTGGCTGGGGATGCTGAAATGATGGACATCAGCAACTCTACAGTTAAAGAAAGAGTTAAACTCAAAGCATCGAGGAATATTCAGACGAAAGAAG ATTCTGCTCAGTCCACCTCAGCAGCTGGAATGGATCAGTATCCGTTGTACGACATGTCTGGTACCACCGATGCAGCCCTCATGCAGCAAATGGGATACTCACAAGGATACCAGATGCAGGCGCAACCTGGTGGTGGTGATATGTACTACTCATTGCCAGCTGGCGAAGTGCAATCGGTATCGACAGAGGGAATGACCCATCAGCAAATTTTGGAGAGTTTAGCACAGGGCGGTGTTGAGCAAGTGAATAGTTCCGATAGTGCCGAGCTGAGACGATTCGTACAAGAGAACTTTCCAAATATGCAAGCAGTGGATACGGAAGGGAATATTTCGTTACCTGGGTCCTTGCTAGCGAGTATGGAGCCACTTGATGTGGCTGCCAACGTCGACGTCAGTGGTGGAGGGGAGGCAGGTCCTCAGTTTCACAACCTTCAGACAGTCACTTCTGGCCAGCAGCAGTCATGA